The DNA region ggatgatttcttaaataataaacatgacaTTTCAATGAAGTGAAAAAGAAACTTGATGTTTATCTCAATACATCGATCAACCTTCATTATACCATAAAAAACACTATTTGACATCATCTCTAACACAGAGAGATTTCAAACCTTCATtacaatataaaaaaattacttgACATCATCTCTAATACGGAGAGATTTCAATTCTTATTCTATGTCCTTAAACATCCCTGCAACCTTTAAATAATGGTTACGATGCTTGCTAACTCTGACTATGCATCCATAAGTTTAGCTAGCATCTCAAATTAGTCGGGTTTACTAGAACTCGAAGCAACTATTGAGTTTGATTTGGAAGTTGAGCTCGAAGGTTTCTTTTTAGCACAGGTAAAGGTAGTAGCTTGTTTCTCTTTGTTTGTAGTAAATATTGCTATTGCTTCCTCGCTAGTTTTATAGGACTTGTGTATAACTCTGCTAAATTTGTTAACTTGCATATGCGTTTCCTCCCAAGTGCTATAAACACTAGGATTTCGtccaagaaaaacaacatatgtctTTGTCTTTCCCTATAATTGcaacaaaatttttcaaacttatttcCAAAATACAATAAATAATCAAAAACACATATTAAAATCCCTAAAATGGCTCACTATTTCCAAACTTATTTACTCTTCATTCTTCTCTTGCTCGATTTTGATGATCACGATTTGTTTTCCAGCCCGCTTGTTAGCCCGTTAGATCTGGTCTCCTCAACTCTGGGATCCCCTCAACTCCTCAGATCTAGTCTCCTCAACTCTGGAATCCCCTCAACTCCTCTAAATCAAGATGCAGTCACATTTTGCCAGCCATTTGAATGAATCAAATGTTAAAACACATTCACAGGCAACTTACCGATGCGTGTTGATGGTACCACTGTCGTCCGTGAGTTAGATATCTTCACCATCGGAGTTAGACGTCTTCATCGCCTGGCGACTTCACCGCCAACGATCCCGCGAGAATTAGGATTTAGTGTAGGGGGATCGTGAAATAAGACGAAACGAAGCCgaccttctcttttttttttctttaagaaTCTCGTCACAAGTTAGTCATGTGGCTATCACGTGACTGATTCTGTATCAGTTAACAAAGGAGTTGATGCTGAGGATATATTTAAGATAGTTTGTAAAACATGAAGGATATAAATAGCTCAGAACAAATTATAAGGATATAATTAGAACTAGATTAAAATATTAAGGATATTTTAATAAACTATCTTgaaactctttcttcatttttagGGGATACGTTCCACCTATCTTATAATAGATCCGTTCTTATTCACTGACTTCATAGATGTTCCTCATGGATGTTTGTGCTTCCTAATATATGATAAATTTAAGACAATTAGGAAGTAAAAAGTTTAATGGATTTTgacttttgaaaaagattttaagaaatatcaaataattaagtattattttggtgaaattgaattagtttttacaataaaaaaaatacttttgcaTACTTTAGAGTTAAAGATAGAATGTAGTGTAATTATCTAAAAGAAAGTAGTAAACCACAAGTCAGCTTATAGCTgaccattaaaataaataaagtgTAGAAAGGTATGTGTATAGAATATATCATAATGATTGAATTGGACCAAAAGCGCCAATTCTATTGGTGCATTTATATTTCGGGTTAGGTGCACTATGAATTGACAACATTTATAAGTCGAGGACGAACTGTGTGCAAGCTCAGCCccttatttaaaatttgaaaaaatattttttaaaaaacatgggaaaaggaaaatttcaaaatatatatattgagaaaaatcaaaatggaaaaataataaaagataaaatGTATATAATATTTAGACATATTCAGAGCTATAAATGATTTatataaagaataaaaaaaatttaacactaGTAAATTCATTTTGTTAACACATATAAATTTATGAAtactttttttaaatattatttattatatttgtacaatagctaattattaattatttataaaatttatgtcTAAATATAGATACAATCGGTATTAATTGACTCCAGATTATATATCTACATGGCTCATTCCCGACTTGCTAAGCATCCCGAGCAAGGTTGATTCGACCTGCTCTTAAGAGCAGTGCCGATCCCCTCACAGAGGTGAGAGGGAGCCCACTCGGGGTAGGGATTAGGAAGGCCCACCCCTAGAAGGGGTGACAGCACGATCGAATCAACCAGATGAGATTTTTTGGTCCCATCTGCTATGATCCAGCCTGGATCCAGGATAATGATCGAAGAGATTCAATGATCCcatcaatttaaaaaatagaGATCATTAAATTCCTCCCATTAATATAGTGGATCAGGATCTGATCCGTTAAAAACGGATCAGAGATCCTGCTCCTAGTCAACTTTGAGCTGTCCGACGTCTCGAGTTTTTAGCTCTTTACTTCCTGACTTCTTGAGTTCCCAAGGAAAGGAGCACTCTTGATTCCTCTGACGCATATTATTCGATGCAAGAATCATCATGTCACGAGAAGAGAGCTAGTAGAAGATTTCGGCGTCATCTCCTGGATTGCAAGGTGAATTTCTATTTCTGTATCACCGCAATGAGATTTCTTCCCCATAGCAAATctgttaaaaataattaatatttatatttatttttaccatATTGACTTTTTTCTAATATGTtaacaataaataaatttaacgCATTACCTTAatgttttaaataaattataaatataagtTGCACTTCATAAATTTGCAAAAAGAAATTCGCAATTAAATTGGGATCATTTAAACGTGGCAGGCAAAGCACAGTCGCTGCCGCCTTGTCACCTCTCGTCCTCCCTATGATTTCTCTAGATATATATGGCGCCGGAGAAATGGCCTGAGTGGCGCTCGCTCTGCTCATCAACTCCTCCTCCACCAATACCATTGCCCTTTTCTACACATTGTTAATCCATTCCGCCATGGCCGCCGCATCCTTCTCTGCCACCTCCGACGATGGAGCCGCTGTCACCGAGACCGCGCCCCTCCGCGTCTTCTTCATCCCCTTATTCGCGACCGGCCACATGATTCCCATGGTTGACCTTGCCTGCCTTTTCGCCGGTCGGCCCGGAGTCGAGCCCACACTCGTCCTCACACCCGCCAACGCCGACCTCATCCGTTCCACCCTCGACCGCTCCGCCGCCGCTGGCCGCTCCGTCCGCCTCCTCCTCTTCCCCTTCCCTTCCGTCGGGCTCCCCGATGGTGTTGAGAACATCGCTACCACCCCCGCCTCTGACACCTGGCGCGTCCACAAGGCCGTCGAGCTCGCCCAGTCCGTCCACGACGAACTCATCCGACTCCACCGCCCCGACGCCGTGGTCGCCGACATCCCCTACTGGTGGACCACTTCCATCGCCGCTGACCTCGGCATCCCTCGCATTACCTTCCACGCCGTCGGCTGCTTCCCCCAGCTCGTCATGAACAACCTCTTCCGCATCCGGTCGGAGCTAGCCATCAACAATGGGAGTAGTAGTCCTACTCCGATCGTGACCGTCCCGGGTCTGCCAGGGAGGTCGATTTCCATCCCGCGGGCGGAGCTCCCGAGCTTTTTAAAGACGCCCAATCACATGACCGCCGCGTGGGATCGGATGAAGCAGGCGCAGCTGAAGTGTCACGGCGTGGTGGTCAACACCTTCAGCGGCCTCGAAGGCGAGTACTGCGAGGAGTACCGCCGGGTGGACGCCCGACGCGCCTGGTTCGTGGGCCCTGTCGCGCTGGCCGCCAATGCAGGCATCGAGCGGGGAGCAGGCGAAACAGGGGAGGCGACCGGAAAGGAGTGCCTGCGGTGGTTGGACGAGCGGGAGGAGGGGTCGGTGGTGTTTGTGTGCTTCGGGAGCTGGTGCTTCTTCACGGACGAGCAGCAGCGGGAGCTAGCTGCTGGGCTGGAAGCATCGGGCCGGCCGTTCCTGTGGGCGGTGAGGGCGGCGGAGGAGAACGAATGGATGGAGGAGGGATGGGAGGAAAGGGTGAAGGAGAGGGGACTGGTTGCCCGGGGCTGGGTACCGCAGGTGGCCATCCTCGGCCACCGGGCCGTGGGGGCCTTCCTCACCCACTGCGGATGGAACTCTGTTCTTGAAGCCGTCACCGCCGGGGTGCCGATGCTGACGTGGCCGCTGGTATTCGAGCAGTTCATCAACGAGCGGCTGGTGGTGGAAGTGGTCGGCGCGGGACGGCGGGTGTGGGAGGGGCCGCGCGCCGAGGCCGAAGCGGAGAAGACGGTGGTACCGCGGGAGGCCATAGCCTCGGCTGTCACGCGGTTCATGGAGGCGGGCGGAGGGAGGGAGGAGGCCGCGAAGAAGGCCACGGAATTAGCGGCGGCGGCGAGGGCGGCGGTGGAGGAGGGCGGGTCGTCGCAGCAAGATCTGGAGAATCTGATCGACGAACTGGTGGCAGCGGGCCGCCGTGGAACGGTAGAGAGCCAATTAGCTTAATCAATTACTCCAATTTAGTCGCAATTAATAAAAATGTAGGACGATAAGTATGGATCCTATTGGTACCCGATGCCTTAATGCTTATCTTAATTATTATGAATCTAAAAAGGGACGcacttcttatttttttaaaatttattgttttaGAGAAGTTTATATATTAAagccaaataataataataaatattatcgaCTGGCAAATTAGCTTGCAAAATTCATTGGAGGAAAATATCAGTGCCAACTGCCACGTATAATTTAGGGAAACGCGACTTCAACTAAGGGGACTTTCAATACTTAAATTTCACCATAAATTCTTTTATAATTTTCAATATATCATGTCAATACCAAATGAAAGAATTTACTATTCTCTCCAATCAAAAaaatctctatataatttttttatgggTCCTACATTATAAATCACacatctttatttattattttttcattttatatctctatataatttttacttaatattttatttaattctcatttaatttatttgtaatttttaattaataaattaatgaatttatgaattttaatttaatttttaatttttatttaatatttaattaatttatgaattttaatttaattatagtcatttgtattttttttaatttatcaaatatatttattttcaaaggaaaagtgataaaatttaattattaaataaaataattaataattttaaaaagtcaaacatgtaatattaatttttcaatgattaatagtagaaaaaaaataagtttgaaaaattaaatctgtttaaaataaaaatctcaaaatttATCTTCTCACTcattaaagttttttttgttgagtttttttaattttataaatcttataaaaagtttgcaTTGGAGATGTATGAAATGCATTTTTCATttcgttaaatttttttttttcttttttatttctttttaatttttgcagAAAAAACATGAGTAGGTCTATTTCTCAAAAATTCTAAACAAGGCAAATTGCAGTTTCATTTGCCGTTAGCTTGTCTGGTGGTGGATTGCAGATGCCAATATGTCCACTGAGATCGCAGATTGAGAATAAGCTTGAGCGATGatgaaaaaaacataaaaaaaaataaaaagagagttCTTTGAGAGTTTCGAATTGTTACTTCGCTAGTCGGTTGATTATTATTGGACTTATAGCATCGATATCAATTATcttattcaaaaattttattttaaatttaagataGAGTTTCTCTACTAATTACCTTATCTATgtcttaaatttagatttgatgaatagtgattttctaaatttaggaaatgaaatttctatcttaaaaaaaaataatttatttttaatctctCAACGAATGGACTATAGCTTTCTTTATCAAAAACCATCGCCGTTTAACCTAATTTTCGGTTAAAGCACGATAGTGTAATCGATTGGCTTGGTCGGCCAATCGATTATTGAGTCTAAAATTGCGAACAAAACTATCAGGAATCGATTGACTTAATCGATCAATTGGCCCTAATTGATTGCGTTGGTTTGACAATCGATTGACTCAACGAAGATCGAATACacgattgatttaattaattacatGTTTGATTATGACTACTTAATTGATTAGGGATTTTCATCCATTAATTAAGCACTTTAAAATCAAACACAGAAATGATTACAATTGGAATTGATCGGTCAATTGATTAAATTTTTCCTGATCGATTAGGAATTTTTCTAATTGATTAAAAGTTTTGAGTTGTGATAAAATTTTACTATTAATTGCTTGAGAATTTTTCTTCTAGAAATATAGTAGACTCAATTGGAATCAATTAACGAGTAGATTGAAATTTTCAATCGATTAAAATTGATGTCAACCTTAAACGTCACATAATAATTTAGGATTTAGAGTTTAGAATACGTTTctaattaattagaattatttcTAATTGACTAAAGTTATAAAGAATCGATCCTTTATGGATTCGATTTGAATCGATTCTAAGAACAgaaacaaaaactaaaaaaatttccCTTGCAGGTGGTCCCACTTAAtgaaagaaggtttttattttattttgtttttttatcaATTCTTGTaatcgattgaaaaaaaaaagttttacgATGAATTTTATGTTGAATTTAAAAAATCGTTAAAAAATAATTGCAATGAAATCCATGATAAAAAATTTTCGTTGTAGAAAAATCGTCCCTAAATTTTTAGACGAAAAAAATTCATCTCAAATTTTActacaaattttatttttgttgctaaATTAGTTAGAAATATCATAAAATTAGAAACGCAGATCTGTGACTATTTTTTCGTCATAGATTTTCCAACAAATTTTCAAATTCAGTGCTTATTTTtgtgataaaaattaaaaatttctgtgatgaatttaatttttatcgCAAAATTAATTGGAAATTACAAATACAGATTTGCGATGAATTTTTATTTCATCACAAATTTtctaatgatttttcaaatttgttgATGATTTTTATGACGAATTAAGAAATTTGTCATTgaattttgtgttaaataactaAATTCGTTGTTGAAATATGCGACGAATCTTGAAAATCACCATAAATTTCTACtacaaatttttagatttatcgcAGAATACACGACAAATTTCTAAATTTGTTGTAGATTTTGTCATAGTTATTTTCAATACATTACGATAGATTTGCGACTAAATTCGTCGTTAAATAACTAACCATTTTTTGCATTTAATCTAGTTAATACAACAATATTTATCAAATTGTACATCAAATCCATACACATCCTACCCAACACATCATATCAAACAAAATAAAACTATACATTAAACCAAATCACAATTCATACATCAAATCCAAACACCAGAATATCTAATATCTATACAATCCAAGTATTTCATATATCAAAATCCAAACATTACAAACGATCTAATATCCATACAATCTAAACATCACAAGAAGTTTTAAACTATCCGTACATCAACAAATATCTAATATTCAAACATCACCAAAATAATCTTCTCCATCTTCCAATATCCTTTTTTTTCctgtataaaataaaaatacaaacaatatcatTGATTACAAGAAAAAAATTACTACATATGAATACTAAAATTAATACTTACTTATTTCAACATTGATTTTCATTATGTTTGACCAACCTTTGAAACAAAATAACAGTATTAACAAAAAAAGAACGTTCACAATTAAATAGTTAATGttcaaaaatactaattatataAGATAAATAATATTCATCTAAGGAGATCCATCACCACTATCATTGTCGTCACCATCATCACTATTATCATCGAAATTGGAAGGAAATTGACTTTGAGCAAACTTAACTGAATGTCTCATAATAAAATATCGTTGTTGATGCATAGCTCTAATTTCTTCATCTCTACCTCTCATTTCTACATCTCGAGCTCTCCTTTCTTCATCTCTTTCTAATATCATTCCCTTCAAATGTGAAACCTCTTTAGTCAAGGTATTGATTGGAGTTGTGACTGCTGTTGGGGTAGAAAAGGATTTTCGAAAAACTTTATGATTTTCGCTTAAAGAACTCATTTCAATATCCTTCCCTCTTTCTGTTCCCCACTAGCTACAAGtcataaatctaaattattatCGACAGATGACTCAATTTCCTCACTAACACATGAACTCCTTTGTGTTATGCCGAGCTCATCAAAATTTTCTTGTATTGTAatgacaaaatttaaataaatttattgtaacaataatttagaaacacatatatttttaattactccAAATCttgggttgattgcaccaacaatctccccttttttgatatatgacaatatgtttaagttagacacaaATAATAACTTTGACAATtataagcaatatgtaaacatgaagcataaaaccaagCTCCCCTtaaacatatgctctcaacc from Zingiber officinale cultivar Zhangliang chromosome 4B, Zo_v1.1, whole genome shotgun sequence includes:
- the LOC121975597 gene encoding scopoletin glucosyltransferase-like, whose protein sequence is MAAASFSATSDDGAAVTETAPLRVFFIPLFATGHMIPMVDLACLFAGRPGVEPTLVLTPANADLIRSTLDRSAAAGRSVRLLLFPFPSVGLPDGVENIATTPASDTWRVHKAVELAQSVHDELIRLHRPDAVVADIPYWWTTSIAADLGIPRITFHAVGCFPQLVMNNLFRIRSELAINNGSSSPTPIVTVPGLPGRSISIPRAELPSFLKTPNHMTAAWDRMKQAQLKCHGVVVNTFSGLEGEYCEEYRRVDARRAWFVGPVALAANAGIERGAGETGEATGKECLRWLDEREEGSVVFVCFGSWCFFTDEQQRELAAGLEASGRPFLWAVRAAEENEWMEEGWEERVKERGLVARGWVPQVAILGHRAVGAFLTHCGWNSVLEAVTAGVPMLTWPLVFEQFINERLVVEVVGAGRRVWEGPRAEAEAEKTVVPREAIASAVTRFMEAGGGREEAAKKATELAAAARAAVEEGGSSQQDLENLIDELVAAGRRGTVESQLA